The Bradyrhizobium oligotrophicum S58 genome contains the following window.
AAGAACAGTGCGCGCCGCTCCAGTGCGTAGGGAATCGCGACCGCCGCGGTGGCCGAACCGAAATTGCCGATGAAGCCGAACACCTGGTCCTTCTCATACAGCTGCTTCATCGCATCGAGCGTGCGCGACGGGTCGTAGCCGTCGTCGGCGGTGACGAGCTTGAGCACGCGGCCATTGACGCCGCCGGCCTCGTTGATGCGGTTGAAGGCGGCCTCGACCCCGATCTTCAGCTGCCGTCCGCTCTCCTTCACGGCGCCGCCGTAAGGGATCACCATGCCGAACTTGATGTCGTTCTGGGTGACGCCACGGGTCTCGACCACGGGCGGCAGAAGCTGCGCCGGCGCGGTCGCGGCGTGCGCGCTCGACGGTGCGATCGTCACGCCCGGCAGGTTTGATCGCACCGCTGCGGGTGCGGCGATGGACTGTTCGAGATCGGCGAGCTGGCGGTCGGCGCTGCGGCAATCCATCCGGCCTGTCGTGATCAGGCTGCGACCTTCCGCCACATAGCGATCGAGCAGGCGGGTCAACTCGTCACGATCGGCCTCATCAGCGGCCGCTTCGCGGATGACGAGCTGGAATTTCTCGATGATAGCCTGAATGCGCGGCCGGGCGATATCGCGGCAGGCGAGCGCCGAACCAATGATCGGCCCGACGCGGCTGCCGAGCTGGCGCGCCACGCTCACATTCTCGCCGGGCGCGGCTAGGGCTCCGCTGGCCACGATGGTCCCGAGCAGGATCGCTGCGATACGGGCGTGAGCTAACGGACCGCGTGCTGCCGCTTTCTGCGGTAGGACGTCGATCATGATCGCCTTGTGCGAGGTGCTTGAATCCGGCTCAGAAACAGCGAGTTTAGCGAACCCGCTCCATCTGGCCGGTCTTCTGGTTCCACTGCATGAACTGCTGCAGCATGGGCTTCTCGGGAGTCTCGGCTTCCGCCGCCGGTGCCTGGGCATCCGAGGCGAGCAGGGACTTGAACTGCGACAAGGCCGGCGCCGGGGCTTCCGCGCGCTCCGGGAGCGAGCTGGTCTGGTCCGCCTTGGCGTCCTGCACATCGGCCGCGACCGGCGGCAACGTCTTCATCGACTGCACGGCAGCGACGAAGGACGAGCTCGCATCGGGCTGGCGCCACACCGGAACGATGTTGACGAAGAACAGCGCGACCACGGCGGCGACACCGGTTGCGGCGGCGAAACGGCCGGCGATCTTGAACACGACCGAGCGGCGGTCGCGCTCACGCTCGAGATCCGGCGGCTCGCGCATGACTTGCGGATTCAACGACTGGCGAAGGGATTCGAACACGGCGGTCTCCAAGCGAGCATCGAGCGGTCCTTGTTGCTGTCCCGAAGCGGGACGCTCGGCCGCCTCCGCTGCCTTGGCGTTGTCGCCGACGAGAGATAGACGCGCTGCCTCCGGGCGTTCGCGCAACCAGCGCGGCGCATAGTGCAGCGGATCCTGCGGGTTCATCGGATTCTGTTCACTCAACGAACTCATACGCTACTCCTCTGACGCTCGATTCCGGTAAACTGATACGCTTCTGCCACGGTCGTATGAGATGAATTTCAAACGAAGAGCGGGAGCGGTCTGCCACTTCAGTTGACACGAAATCACTCGCAGAATCAGACGTTTTGCGTCGATCACCGATCGCACGCCAGCGGTCTCTTCCTGCAAGGCGCCCTGGCACGTTTGCCGTGCCTTCAGCGCCTCTATCGATCCCATGCCCCGCCCCCTGACGAGTGTCAATTGATCGGAACCGTCTAAAGCCGTCGGTTCCGCATTATATGTACGTTAAAGTTATCATCATGATGTGATTAAAATGAGGCGTGACAGGTCTTGACGCAGATGTTCGGAAATTGCGTCTCATTCGTGCCAAGATTGCGCCTTGATTCGATCATCATCGAACTATGTCGGGCAGGCCGCTGTCGATTTTCGAGCGGCTTAGCGTCGATTTAACCATCTGTTAACCATCTGGCGCCGACAGTTAACCAATCACTAAGAAGGGTTGGGTCGGATGGTCATGAGTGCCAGCGCTGAAACGGTGCGTCCTGTTATTCGTCTGCGCGGGCGCTCCTACGTCGCCTTCGTGTTCTCGCCGGTCGTGCCGATTGCCGATTGGCTCAGCGAGCTCGATGCGACGCTCAAAGGCTCGCCCGGCTTCTTCGTCGGCAAGCCGATCGTGCTCGATCTCTCCGCGGTCGATCTCAGTCCGCTCGCCATCACCCACCTCATCAAGAGCATCGAGTCGCGCAACATCCGCGTGCTCGGTCTCGAAGGCGTCGAGCAGGCGCGGCTGTCGCTCGGCATGCCGCCTCTGTTGTCGGGCGGCCGTCACTGCGCCGTGCAGGAGATCGAGCCGGAGAAGCCACAGCTGCAGCAGCCGACTTCGCTGCTGCTCGATCAGCCGGTGCGCTCCGGCCAGTCGATCGTGTTTCCCGATGGCGACGTCACGGTGCTCGGCGCGGTGTCGTCCGGCGCCGAGATCGTCGCCGGCGGCTCGATCCATGTCTACGGCGCGCTGCGTGGCCGCGCCATGGCCGGCATCAACGGCAATTCGGCGGCGCGCATCTACTGCCAGAAGATCGAGGCCGAGCTGGTCGCGATCGACGGCTACTACCAGACCGCGGAGCAGATCGACGCCGCATTGCGCGGCCGGGCCGCGCAGGCCCGGCTCGAAGGTCATTCCATGAAGATCGTTGCATTGAACTGAGTAGCAGGAGGATTGGAGAGATGGCGAAAGTACTTGTTGTGACGTCGGGCAAGGGTGGCGTCGGAAAGACCACCACGACGGCGGCGATGGGCGCGGCGCTGGCGCAGGCCGGCGAGAAGGTCGTCGTGGTCGATTTCGACGTCGGGCTGCGCAATCTCGATCTCGTCCTCGGCGCCGAGCGCCGCGTGGTGTTCGACCTCATCAACGTCGTGCACGGCGTCGCCAAGCTGCCGCAGGCGCTGATCCGCGACAAGCGGCTGGAGAATCTGTGGCTGCTGCCGGCCTCGCAGACCAAGGACAAGGACGCGCTGACCGAGGACGGCGTCGGCCGCGTCATCACCGAGCTGCGCAAGACGTTCGACTGGGTGGTGTGCGACAGCCCCGCCGGCATCGAGCGCGGCGCGATGCTGGCGATGCGCTATGCGGACGAGGCGATCATCGTCACCAATCCCGAGGTGTCGTCGGTGCGCGATTCCGACCGCATCATCGGCATGCTCGATTCGAAGACGGTGCGCGCCGAGAACGGCGAGCGCGTCGAGAAGCACATCCTCATCACGCGCTACGATCCCGGCCGCGCCGCGCGCGGCGAGATGCTGTCGATCGACGACGTGCTGGAGATCCTGGCGACGCCGCTGCTCGGCATCGTGCCGGAGAGCCAGGACGTGCTGCGCGCCTCGAACGTCGGCTGTCCGGTGACGCTCAACAGCCCCGCCAGCGCGCCCGCCCGCGCCTATCACGACGCGATGCGCCGCCTGCTCGGCGAGGAGGTCGAGATGCAGATCCCGAGCGAGCGCAAGGGCCTGATGAACCTGCTGCTGGGACGGAGGGCTGCATGAGCGTATTGCGGCTCTTTGCCGGACGTGCGGCCTCTGCGCCGGTCGCGCGGGAGCGGCTGCAAATCCTGCTGGCGCACGAGCGCAGCCTGCGCGGCCAGCCTGATCTCCTGATGCAGCTGCGCGAGGAAATCCTCGCCGTGGTTTCGCGCCATGTGGTACTCGATCCCGACAAGGTCATCGTTCGCATGGACCGGGGAAAACATGTCTCGACGCTCGAGGTCGACATCGAACTGCCGAATGGCGCCGACCGCGCCTTTGCCAGCGCAGGGTGACGCGTGGCGAGGCGCGCGCTGATGCAGCCGATCTTCCGCGTCGCAAACGATCACGTCATCGTCAGTCCCGATGCCGCGGGGCCGTGGGACCCGAGCATGCAGCATGGGTCCGCGCCCTCGGCGCTGGCCGTGTGGGCGGCCGAACGCATTCCGACAAAGTCGCCGATGCGCATCGCCCGCGTCACCATCGATCTGATGCGGCCTGTGCCGCTTACCGAACTCAGCGTCGAGACCGAGGTGCTGCGCGAGGGCCGCAAGATCCAGCTCTCGGCGGTGCGCCTGCGCGCCGGCGATACCGTAGTGGTGACGGCGACGGTGCTGAAGATCAGGCAGGATGCCGTGCCGCTGCCGGATGACGTCCGCGAGCTGCCGGTCGATCTGCCCGGCCCTGATGATGCCACGCCCGAGCCCGCCGATTTCTCCACCAGCCCGTTCGTGCGCGGCATGACCCTGCGCGCCGCGCGCGGCCGGTTCGGCGTCAGGGGACCGGGCGCGATCTGGTACCGCGTCGACTGGCCGCTGGTGGAAGGCCATGCCGTATCGCAGGCGATGCGCGCTGTCATCGCGAGCGATTTCTGCAACGGCACCTCGGCCGCGCTCGACTTCCACAGCTACACTTTCCTCAACGCCGATCTCACCGTCAACATGGCGCGCGAGCCGGTCGGCGACTGGATCCTGCTCGATGCCGAAAGCTGGATCGGCCCGGACGGGGCGGGCCTCGCGATGGCGCGGCTCGGTGATGCCAGGGGCTATTTCGGCCGCGTGGTGCAGAGCCTGGTGATCGAGAAGCGGTGAGGGGAATGAACTAATCAGTCGCTCCTGGATGCGGGTGAGGTTTCGCCAGGCAGAGAGATGTGGAGCACAGGCCTCGCGGTCCGCGCAGTTCACCTCGCCCCGCCAGGGCGAAGCGAAGCTTCGCTAGGGCGGGGAGAGGTCGGATTGCATCGTAGATGCAATCCGGGTGAGGGGGTACAGGTCTGACCGCGCGCACCGCCCGTGCGGTTGCCCCTCATCCCAACCCTCTCCCCGTGAAGAACGGGGAGAGGGAGCCGACCGTCCGTGTCGCAGATGGATACGCTCGACAATTCTTGTTCCCAAGTTCTCTCACATGGCGGCGATCACTACGCCGCCCGCACCGTGCTGAGAAAGCGTCCGACCTCCAGCTTCAGCCGGTTGCTGTCCTGCGACAGCGACTGCGCGGCCGACAGCACCTGGGACGACGCGGAGCCGGTCTCGCTGGCGCCGCGCTGCACGTCGGAGATGTTGGCGGATACGTCATGCGTCCCCTGCGCGGCCTGCTGCACGTTGCGTGAGATCTCCTGCGTCGCGGCGCCCTGTTCCTCCACCGCCGCGGCGATGGTCGAGGCAATCTCCGACAGCTTTTCGATGGTGCCGCTGATCTCCTTGATGGCGCCGACCGAGTCCTGGGTCGCCGCCTGGATGCCGGAAATCTGCTGGCCGATCTCGCCGGTCGCCTTCGCGGTCTGCTCGGCCAGCGCCTTGACCTCCGAGGCCACCACCGCGAAGCCGCGGCCGGCGTCGCCGGCCCGCGCAGCTTCGATGGTCGCGTTCAGGGCGAGCAGGTTGGTCTGCCCGGCGATGGTGTTGATCAGCTCGACGACGTCGCCGATGCGCGCGGCCGCTTTCGACAGCTCGCTGACCCGATCGTTGGTCTTGCGCGCCTGATCGACGGCCTCGTTGGCCATCCGCGCGGAGTCCTGCACCTGGCGGCTGATTTCGTTGACCGAGGAGCTCAGCTCCTCCGTGGCCGACGCGACCGATTGGACGTTGGTGGAGGCCTCTTCGGACGCCGCGGCGACGGCGGTGGTGCGCTGCTGCGTGCGTTCGGCGGTCGATGTCAGCGTCGACGCCGACGCCTCGAGCTCGGTCGAGGCGGAGGAGACGGTCTCGATGATCTGTCCGACCGCGCCCTCAAAACTATTGGCAAGCTCGTGCATGTCGCGCTTGCGCCGCTCGGCCGCAAGCTTCTCCGCCTCCGCCTGCTCGGCGCGCAGCTTCTCGGTCTCGATGGCGTTGTTCTTGAACACCAGCACGGCGCTCGCCATGTTGCCGATTTCGTCCTTGCGCTCGGCGCCGGGAATGTGAGCCGACATGTCGCCGCCGGCGAGCCGGCGCATCACCTCCGTCATGGCGGTGATCGGGCGTGCCACGCCCGACACGATGAGATACCCCATGGCGATGCAGAGCAAGGCAGCCAGCGCGATCACAGCCAGGATCCAGCTGCGCGCGGACTGATACACGGCGGCGCCCCGGTCGGCCTCCGCCTTGCCCTGCTCGACGTTCCACGCCAGGTCCTTTTCGAGCGCCTTGCGTGCTTCGTTGAAATCGTCCCGCAGCTTGCCGACGTACAGCGCCGTCGCGGCCTCGATCTGGTTCTTGCGCGCCAACTCCATCAGCTGCTTGCCGCCTTCGACATAGGAGGTCCACGGCCTCTTGAACGCGGCCACCAGCGCCTTCTCCTCCGACGTCGTGACAGTCGGCTCATAAAGACGCCAGGTCTGGTCGAACAGCTGCAGGCTTTCCTTGAGCAGCTGCTCCTGGCGATCCTTCTCGGCGGCGGGCGCCAGCAGCAGCGCGCCCTCGCGCGCGCGATATTGTTCCACGGCCTTGGAGATGGTGCCGAGCCAGCCGGTCGCCGGCAGCCAGTTGTCGCGAACCTCGGCGGCCGAGCCGTTGACGTTGCCCAGCCGATCGATCGAGAAGCCGCCGAGCCCCATGGCCGTGATCAGCACGATGCCAAAGGCCAGCAGCACCTTGTTGCGAATGGACAGGTTGGAAAAGGACGGCATCTGCAACTCCAGCTTCGATCGTTTCAGGGATTGAGTGCAGCCTGCTCGCGGGGGGGGGCGTTGCTGCAAATGGGGGCACCGAGCGCTCAACGTTGAGGCGTCGTGGTATACCCGTGCGGCTGATTAGGCCTTCGAGTTATAAAGATTGCTCTAAACTTGAGCAGTCGAGGCGAGCCGTATAAATACGGCGCACTGCGAACTACACGCAGGTGGAACTACAAGCAGGTGGGGAACAAGCGTCATGGCGAAATCAATGAAAGCGACGAATGTCGATGAGGGGAGCCAGTCTCCGTCGGAGCTGATCGACGCCCGGATCAGGGACCTCGGCGATTGGCGCGGCGCGATGCTGGCGCGCGTCCGCAGCCTGATCAAACAAGCGGACCCGGACGTCGTGGAAGAATGGAAGTGGCGTGGCGTCCCCGTATGGTCGCATGCCGGCATCATCTGCACCGGCGAGACCTACAAGGCGGCGGTGAAGCTCACCTTCCTCAGGGGCGCCGCGCTGCCGGACCCGAAAGGCCTCTTCAACGCCAGCCTCGACGGCAACACCCGCCGCGCCATCGACATTCACGAAGGCGACGAGATCGATGAGAAGGCATTCAAGGCGCTGATAGGCGTGGCGGTGAAACTGAACATGATGAAGGGGAAGAAGTAGGCGCCGTGGCTCTGGCGGGCCATGGCCCGCGGACGATCGCCCCCGCTCATCATGACGTTCATGGGTAACCTTGGCGCGTCGCCCGGTGTTTTGAAATAGAATGATCGCCCGCAACCGCTCGCGGCTGTGGAGCGCGGCGGAGAATGGAATTGCCGGCGGAGCAAGCGAGCCCGCCAGGCCTGCGCCTCATGCTACCCCACCATCCGCCCACGCCCTTCCCAATACCGCGCGCGCAGCACCTTCTTGTCGATCTTGCCGACGCCGGTCACCGGCAGCTCCTTCACGAACTCGATCCGCTTCGGCGCGTGTGCGGAGCCCTTGCGTGCCTTCACCAGCTCGATCAGCTCGCTCGCGTCGATCTGCGCGCCGGCGCGCGGCACCACGATCGCGGTGACGGCCTCGCCCCATTTGTCGTCGGGCACGCCGACGACAGCGCACATCGCAACATCGGCATGCTGCGTCAGCACGTCTTCGATTTCGCGCGGAAAAATGTTGAAGCCGCCGGAGACGATCATGTCCTTCTTGCGGTCGAGGATGTAGATGTAGCCGCGCTCGTCGCGGCGGGCGATGTCGCCGGTGTGCAGCCAGCCGTTCTTCAGGGTTTCGGCGGTGATGTCCGGCCGCTTCCAGTATTCCGTCATCACGTGCGGCGCGCGCACGCAGATCTCGCCGGCTTGGCCCTGCGCCACCTCCTGGTCGTCGTCATCGAGGATCTTGACCTCGCAGGCGGCGATCGGGAAGCCGCACGACAAAAACAGCTCCGGCTGCTTCGGATCATGGTCGGCCTTGCGCAGCACCGAGACCGGATAGCATTCGGTCTGGCCGTAGAGCTGCGAGAACACCGCTCCGATGCGCTCGATGCCTTCGACCAGCCGCGTCGGCGACATCGCCGAGGCGCCGTACAGCACGAGCTCCAGCGACGACAGGTCAGTCTTTGCCAGCGCGGGATGATCGAGCAGCACGTAGATCATGGTCGGCACGAACAGCGTGAAATTGATGCGCTCGCGCGTGATGGTCGCCAGCACCGCCTCCGGATCGAAGCTCTTGAGCATGTGCACCGTGCCGCCGCGCATCAGCGTCGGCAGCACCTTGGTGCCGGCGACATGGCTGATCGGCGCCACCGTCAGATAACGTGCGCGGTCGGGAATCTCGAAATCGGCCAGGATCGCGGTGGCGAAGCCGCCATATTCACGGTGAGAGCGCAGCGCGCCTTTCGACTTTCCGGTGGTGCCGCCGGTGTAGTTCAGGGTCGCGATGTCCGCAGGGACGGCGAAGTTGCGCGCGCTGGCGTGGCCAGCCTGCTCGATGGCGGCCAGCAGATCGGCGCCGTAGTCCGCCGGCCCCAGCGTGAACACGTGCTGCAATCCGTCGGCGCGCGACGCCAGCTCGCCGCCGCGCTCGCGGAACGCGGCGGCATCGAGCACCAGCACCTGAGACTCCGAATCCGCCAGCTGGAACAGCTGATCCTCCAGCGATCCCAGTGGATGCAGCCAGGTGATGGCCAGCCGCGACAGCTGCGCCGCCATGCCGGCGCACCAGCTGTCGGCGCGGTTCGCGGTGAGGAACGCGACGCGCGTTCCCGGCGGCAGGCCGAGGCGCATGAACACGTTCTGCAAGCGTCCGATCAGGTCGACGGCGCCTTGATAGGACAAGGATCCGCCTGGCCAGCTGAAGGCGGTGCGCGATGGGTAGCGCGACAATGTAAGCAGGGTCTGCTCGCAGACCACGGGAAATGAATGGAGCTGATCGCTCATGGAACGTCCTCCCGAATTGCCCCCATCGTGTTCCATCGCAGGGCTTACAGCGAAGGCTATCAGAATGTCGGTTGTGCTCAAGCGAGGTCGCGGTGCCGGTCGGAACATCGCTGCGCGCACCGCGTTGCCCGCCCGAACAACAAGGAGCAAGGCCATGCGCAGCTCGACAGCTTTCTTTGCAGGAGTCGGAACGGTCGCCATCGCCGTCGCGGCTGGGCTCGGGGGTGGGCTGATGATTGCGGAGGGCATGCATCCGAAGTCGCGCGCGCCGGAATCGGCCAGGCTCGAGCGCTCCGTGCCGGAGTCGCCATCGCCGAGCCCAACCGCAACCTCCTATCTCGCCGCCACCCAGGCAGCGGCGACGGCGCCGATCAAGGTGGCGCCGGCGGCGGCAGAGCCGGCCGCCACGACCCCGGCGTCGACCAATGCGCAGCCCCAAGCCGCTTCTGTCGATACGACGGCTGCGGCTGCTGCAGTTCCTCCGCCGCCCGCCAATACGCAGGCCGGTTCGTCCGAGGGCGCACAGGCGAAGGTGCAAGAGAAGGTGCAAGACAAGATTCAAGACAAGGCCGCGGACAAGGTTCAGGACGCGGATCTGAGGTCGCGCGACGTCGAGCGCCAGCGCGTCGCGGAGCAGCGCCGCGCGGAGCGGCATCGGCAGGTCGCCGAGCGCCGCCGCCAGCGCCGCGATCAGGATCTGCGCGCTGTCGAGCAGGCCGTGCGCGAGGATTCGACGCCGCGCGCCTATGCGGCGCAGCCGGTCGGCATGGAGGCGCCGCGCTTCAGCTTCTTCGGCGACGATTGATCGTCCGCGCCCGCGTCGTTATCCCTGAGTCAGGCAAAGGATCAGGGAGGCATGCGGTGCAGACGAGTTCATTGGCCGGCCTGCGGGCGCGGCTGCGCCTGCCGCTGATCGCGGCGCCGATGTTCCTGGTGTCGGGCATCGAACTGGTGAGCGCGGCCTGCGCCAGTGGCGTGATCGGTGCGTTCCCGACCGTCAATTGCCGCACGCCGGACGAGCTCGACAGTTGGCTGCACGAGATCGCAGGCCGGCTCGCACGGAGCAGCGATGCCAGCGGCGAAGCGACGGCGCCGGTCTGCCCAAACCTGATCGTGCATCGCTCGAATACGCGGCTGCATGACGATCTCGCGGTGCTGTTGCGGCATCGGCCGGAACTCGTGATCACCTCGGTCGGCTCGCCGGCGCAGGTCGTCGCGCCGCTGCATGATGCCGGCGCGCTGGTGTTTGCCGACGTCGTCTCGATCCGGCATGCCGAGCGGGCCGCGGCGGCCGGTGCCGATGGCCTGGTGCTGCTGACGGCCGGTGCCGGCGGCCAGACCGGGTGGCTCAATCCCTTCGCCTTCGTGCGCGCGGTCAGGAGCTTCTTCGCCGGTCCGATCGTGCTCGCCGGCGGCATCAGCGACGGCGTGGCGCTGCGCGCGGCCGAAGTGCTGGGCTGCGATCTTGCTTATATGGGCACCCGGTTCATCGCCACCCGCGAGAGCACGGCGGACGAGCGCTACAAGGCGATGCTGGTCGAAAGCTCCGCCGACGACGTGCTGCTGACCTCGGCCTTCACCGGTCTGCCGACCAGCATGTTGCGGCCCTCGATCGTCGCGGCCGGGCTCGATCCCGATGCCCTGCCGGTGCGCGGCGCGATCGAGATCGGCAGCGATATCGACATTGGCGCGCGCGAAGCACGGCCGAAGCGCTGGCGCGACGTCTGGAGCGCGGGGCACGCCACGTCGGGCGTCACCGACATTCCCACGGTGGCCGCGCTGGTGGCGCGCACGGCTGATGAGTATGGCCGCGCCAGGGAGGGGTCCTGATGCGGAGGCACACGGTCTTTCTCCTTAAGCGTGCATTAACCATCCGGTCCCACAATCCGCCACGGCCGAACTCGGCTGAATTTGGCGGACGTGCGCGATGGGCATCGACATGGGGCAGGGCAAGGAGCGCGCGACGCTCGAGGAGATCCGGATCCGGGTCGGGCATGCCCTGCAACGGCACCCGCTGTGCCGCAGCGTCCAGTTCGAGATCATGAGCGTTCCGCGCACCGCGCGTGGCGGGAACTGGACCATCAGCCTGCATTCGGTGGAACCGGCGGCGTTGTGGGAGGCCTCCGACATCATCGCCGACATCCAGGCTGCTTATGACTTGCAGATGCCGGCGGAGCTCGTTTCCGCGGCATAAAAAATATCGGCCATGTTCACAGGGCAGAATGGTGGCCTCTGTGTTTCTGTGGCATCGTAAAGCCTTAATTAACTCCCAGTTTTCGGCATAGTGCGGTCTTTCCGCCGGGATACGGAGATTTGCGTGACGAAGTCGATCGCTTTTGTCGCTTTGCTGGGCGTGCTGATCGCAGGCGCGGCCGTGACGAGCGTCCTGATGCGGGACAGCGTGCCGTCAGCCGGTGCGATGATGCCGCCAGTGGTGGCGAAGAGCCCGATCTCCAATCGTGACGCCAAGGGTGACCGGCTCGCCATGGTCACACTGGCGCCTGCCGAGGCGTCGCAGCCGACTGCCGCGACGAAGACCACGCTGCGTCAGGCCTATGCCTATGCGCCGGCCGAGCCTGAGATGGCCAAGGCTGCCGCGGTCGCCGCCGCCGAGCCGGTCGTGCCGAAGTCGAAGATCCTCGCCAAGAGCGAGCCTGCGCCGGCGCCGCTCAAGCCGGAGGTGCAGAAGGCCTATTCGCTGCTGTCGGACACCCAGATCGCCGGCATCAAGGACCGGCTGCGGCTGTCGTCGAGCCAGGAATATTACTGGCCGGCGGTCGAGACCGCGCTGCGCGCCGTCGCCCGCAAAATCCACACCGCGCGCCAGGGCGCGGTCAAGCCGGGCGCCGTCGCGATCGATCCGGATTCGGACGAGGTGCAGCAACTGAAGTCCGCCGCGATGCCGCTGCTGTGGCAGCTGCGCGATGACCAGAAGGACGAGGTCCGCCGGCTCGCCCGCACCATCGGCCTCGACAAGGTCGCCGCCGCGATCTGAATGAGCGCCCTCTCGGACTGCAAAAAGGCCGCGCACCGCGCGGCCTTCGTACTTTCTGAGCAGGCTCGTCTCATCTCGCCGGCGGATTGGCCTCCGGATGGCCGCCACTTTCAGGGCCGGCCCCGCTCGGTGACGACGCCGGCGCGGTGCGCAGGTCGGGATCGGGCCGCGATGGCTGGGTCATGGTCGGCGCTTGCGGCGGGGTGATTGCCGCGCCGGCGCCCACCGTGGTGCCGCGGTCGGTATTGCTCGGGGCCGTCGGCACCGGTGTCGGCTTGTCGCCGCCGGCGAAGCGCGTCGCACCGCCGCTCTGATAGCCGGCGACCAGGAGGCCACCGACGATCAGCGCGAGCACGAACACGCCACCGAGTTCGGGCAGCGCGCCTGACGGCGCCATGCCGCGGCCGCGGCCGTCGCCTTCGAGCGCGACCGCCGCGATCTCGCGATTGTGCCGCGAGCGAAGGAACGCCAGGAAAGCCCCGGCGGCGATGATGATCGCCGCCGCGAGCGTGAAGAACATCAGCCAGTTGATGGGTTGATCGCCTTGCATGTCGAACATCCTTTGATCCGTGAGGACTGCGCGACGTCTCGTCGCGTCAGGCCTGCATGACAATCTCTGTTCGAGGCAATCGCCCGTAGCGGGAAAGGTTTCGTGTTTGCGCGCCAAAATCTCGGCGTTCAGCGTCCTTCGCCGTCGGCCCACAGCGCGTTCAGTCCGGCGCGGTAGGTCGGATAGGCAAAGACGAGGCCGAGATCGCGCTTGGAGTTGATGTTCCGGATGCGCCGGTTGCTGGCGTAGAAGCTCCTCGCCATCGGCGACAGCTCGGCGCTGTCGAATGGCAGCTCCGGCGGCGGCGTGATCCCCATCAGGCCGGCGGCATAGGCGATGACGTCCTGGGGCGGGGCCGGCTCGTCGTCGACAATGTTCCAGGCGCCGCCGCTGTCGCGCCGGATCGCGCCGATGATCGCGCCGGCGGCGTCATCGACATGGATACGGTTGAATACCTGCCCGGGCTTCACGATCCGCCGCGCCCGGCCCGCACGCAGCTCGACCAGCGCATTGCGCCCGGGCCCATAGATGCCGCCGAGCCGGAGCACCGCGAGCCGGTCGCCGATCCGCGCCCGCCATTCCTCCTCGACGCGCACGCGCGCCTGGACGCGGTCATGCTCCGGCGCGAGCGGCGTGTCCTCGTCGATCCAGGCGCCCTTGTGATCGCCATAGACGCCGACCGTGGAGAGATAGACCACGCGCCGCGCGCGGCCCGTCGTGATGGCGTCACCAAACGCCGTCAGGGACGGATCGTCGCCGGGTCCGGGCGGCACCGAAATCAGCACGACGTCCGCCTCAGCGGCCTTCGCCAGCGTCGTAGTCGCGGGCGGCGTGCCGTCGAACAGGTCGATGTCGTAGGGCGCCAGTTGCGCGCGCTTGTCGACGCTGCGCACCGTCCCGGAGATGCGCGCGAACGCGCCGCCGTGCCGTGCGACGAAGCGCTGGGCGGTGTAGCCGAAGCCGATGACGAAGAGGTTCATGCCGCGCTGTGATCCCTGATGATGAGCAGGCCTGGACCGAATGCCGTGCCGTGGTCAATTCGGCGCGGCAAAGGCGTCATAGACCAGTTTCGTGAACGCAGGGGTAATGCGCCCGCGCTCGTTCTGAGTCTGCTCCATCA
Protein-coding sequences here:
- a CDS encoding NAD(P)H-dependent flavin oxidoreductase; its protein translation is MQTSSLAGLRARLRLPLIAAPMFLVSGIELVSAACASGVIGAFPTVNCRTPDELDSWLHEIAGRLARSSDASGEATAPVCPNLIVHRSNTRLHDDLAVLLRHRPELVITSVGSPAQVVAPLHDAGALVFADVVSIRHAERAAAAGADGLVLLTAGAGGQTGWLNPFAFVRAVRSFFAGPIVLAGGISDGVALRAAEVLGCDLAYMGTRFIATRESTADERYKAMLVESSADDVLLTSAFTGLPTSMLRPSIVAAGLDPDALPVRGAIEIGSDIDIGAREARPKRWRDVWSAGHATSGVTDIPTVAALVARTADEYGRAREGS
- a CDS encoding NAD-dependent epimerase/dehydratase family protein — translated: MNLFVIGFGYTAQRFVARHGGAFARISGTVRSVDKRAQLAPYDIDLFDGTPPATTTLAKAAEADVVLISVPPGPGDDPSLTAFGDAITTGRARRVVYLSTVGVYGDHKGAWIDEDTPLAPEHDRVQARVRVEEEWRARIGDRLAVLRLGGIYGPGRNALVELRAGRARRIVKPGQVFNRIHVDDAAGAIIGAIRRDSGGAWNIVDDEPAPPQDVIAYAAGLMGITPPPELPFDSAELSPMARSFYASNRRIRNINSKRDLGLVFAYPTYRAGLNALWADGEGR
- a CDS encoding AMP-binding protein, which codes for MSDQLHSFPVVCEQTLLTLSRYPSRTAFSWPGGSLSYQGAVDLIGRLQNVFMRLGLPPGTRVAFLTANRADSWCAGMAAQLSRLAITWLHPLGSLEDQLFQLADSESQVLVLDAAAFRERGGELASRADGLQHVFTLGPADYGADLLAAIEQAGHASARNFAVPADIATLNYTGGTTGKSKGALRSHREYGGFATAILADFEIPDRARYLTVAPISHVAGTKVLPTLMRGGTVHMLKSFDPEAVLATITRERINFTLFVPTMIYVLLDHPALAKTDLSSLELVLYGASAMSPTRLVEGIERIGAVFSQLYGQTECYPVSVLRKADHDPKQPELFLSCGFPIAACEVKILDDDDQEVAQGQAGEICVRAPHVMTEYWKRPDITAETLKNGWLHTGDIARRDERGYIYILDRKKDMIVSGGFNIFPREIEDVLTQHADVAMCAVVGVPDDKWGEAVTAIVVPRAGAQIDASELIELVKARKGSAHAPKRIEFVKELPVTGVGKIDKKVLRARYWEGRGRMVG